In one Pseudarthrobacter oxydans genomic region, the following are encoded:
- the mtrA gene encoding MtrAB system response regulator MtrA produces the protein MKARILVVDDDEALAEMIGIVLRNDGFEPVFCADGAQALDVFRSSRPDLVLLDLMLPGVDGIEVCRQVRAESDVPIVMLTAKSDTSDVVRGLESGADDYVPKPFKPAELVARVRARLRPGDQKAPETLRIADITIDVAGHTVSRGNERISLTPLEFDLLVALARKPWQVFTRELLLEQVWGYRHAADTRLVNVHVQRLRSKIEQDPEAPEVVLTVRGVGYKAGA, from the coding sequence ATGAAGGCACGCATTCTGGTGGTAGATGATGACGAAGCGCTGGCCGAAATGATTGGAATTGTTCTCCGCAACGACGGCTTCGAGCCCGTCTTCTGCGCGGACGGCGCCCAGGCGCTGGACGTTTTCCGGTCATCCCGGCCGGACCTTGTGTTGCTGGACCTCATGCTTCCCGGTGTGGACGGCATCGAGGTCTGCCGGCAGGTCCGCGCGGAGTCGGATGTTCCGATTGTCATGCTCACCGCCAAGTCAGATACGTCCGACGTCGTCCGCGGACTCGAGTCCGGCGCCGATGACTACGTGCCCAAGCCGTTCAAGCCGGCGGAACTCGTGGCCCGCGTCCGTGCACGGCTCCGACCCGGTGACCAGAAAGCGCCCGAAACGTTGCGCATCGCGGACATCACCATTGATGTCGCCGGGCACACCGTCAGCCGGGGCAACGAGCGGATCTCTCTGACGCCCCTGGAGTTTGACCTCCTGGTGGCGCTCGCCCGGAAGCCTTGGCAGGTGTTCACCCGCGAACTGCTGCTCGAGCAGGTCTGGGGCTACCGGCACGCTGCCGATACGCGCCTTGTGAACGTCCATGTCCAGCGGCTTCGTTCCAAGATCGAGCAGGATCCGGAAGCTCCGGAAGTCGTATTGACGGTGCGTGGTGTCGGCTACAAAGCAGGGGCCTGA
- a CDS encoding DUF4129 domain-containing protein, with protein MAAEPPVLPAAEEARRWAAEELAKPEYREAAPGWLEELWKDFVDWLQSLDGSAADGSTVPSPVIGIVIAVVIAAAVIIAKPRLNAKVRRAREVFEPDSVLTPADYRQRAETSAAAGKWGDAVVDRFRALVRSAEDRTILDPQPGRTADEVVRELAAPFRTEADRLGKAAGTFDAIRYGNLAADAADYRAMASLDKSLEAMKPARTPAQQEQARQDSLPHTAARP; from the coding sequence ATGGCCGCTGAACCCCCGGTCCTGCCCGCGGCAGAGGAAGCCCGGCGGTGGGCGGCCGAGGAACTGGCTAAACCGGAGTACCGCGAAGCTGCTCCGGGCTGGCTTGAGGAGCTCTGGAAGGACTTCGTGGACTGGCTCCAGTCGCTGGACGGCTCCGCGGCTGACGGGAGCACAGTGCCCAGCCCGGTCATTGGGATCGTCATCGCCGTGGTCATCGCCGCCGCCGTGATCATTGCCAAACCCCGGCTAAATGCGAAAGTGCGGCGGGCCAGGGAGGTCTTTGAGCCTGACAGCGTCTTGACGCCAGCGGATTACCGGCAGCGCGCCGAAACGTCCGCTGCGGCCGGGAAGTGGGGGGACGCCGTTGTCGACCGCTTCCGGGCACTGGTCCGTTCTGCCGAGGACCGCACCATCCTGGATCCGCAGCCGGGACGGACGGCTGACGAGGTGGTCCGTGAGCTTGCTGCACCGTTCCGTACCGAAGCGGACCGACTGGGCAAGGCAGCAGGGACCTTCGACGCTATCCGGTACGGGAACTTGGCGGCGGACGCCGCCGACTACCGGGCAATGGCCAGCCTGGACAAGAGCCTCGAAGCCATGAAGCCCGCCCGCACCCCCGCCCAGCAGGAGCAGGCCCGGCAGGATTCCCTGCCGCACACGGCGGCGCGCCCATGA
- a CDS encoding DUF4350 domain-containing protein: MTAVSPAPSTREVPEPGAAPDSGTGKAKGLWGWLGRHRALAALWALVGAALALVLWAQLAPKGDAVPLSLNNAGPDGARAVTQILGRHGVKVHGVGNFEAAMAALEAGTSPTLLLYDRSGFLDEPRLQELAASAERVVLVSPRLQTLAALSGSIRQAGVVPDASSALDPGCSLPDAEAAGPVSGESGFIYDGGTSCYRPAGSAAGVLAVEGHGRLTVLGSTGILNNGRLDDPGHAALAIRTLGTSPDLVWYLPTIEDLETGASPQTLDELAPDWVRFLGPWLALVAAAAIAWRGRRLGPLVFEPLPVVVKAVETAEGRARLYHDSRAVDQARDNLRAGTLVRLSGHLRVGAAATADQVVNAAARHLGQPARQIHELVNEHPRTEARLVAWSRELDNLEKEVKRR; encoded by the coding sequence ATGACCGCCGTGTCTCCGGCACCCTCAACCCGCGAGGTGCCTGAGCCGGGCGCTGCACCGGACAGCGGCACCGGGAAAGCCAAGGGGCTGTGGGGGTGGCTGGGGCGGCACCGTGCACTCGCCGCACTGTGGGCCCTCGTCGGCGCAGCCCTGGCGCTGGTTCTCTGGGCGCAGCTCGCTCCGAAAGGTGACGCCGTTCCCCTGTCCCTCAACAACGCCGGCCCGGACGGTGCCCGGGCCGTCACGCAGATCCTGGGCCGGCACGGCGTCAAGGTCCACGGCGTCGGGAACTTCGAGGCGGCCATGGCGGCGCTGGAGGCGGGAACCTCCCCGACCCTTCTGTTGTACGACAGGAGCGGCTTCCTCGACGAGCCGCGGCTCCAGGAACTGGCGGCGTCCGCGGAGAGGGTGGTGCTGGTTTCGCCCAGGCTGCAGACCCTGGCCGCGCTCAGCGGCAGCATCCGCCAGGCAGGGGTGGTCCCGGACGCCTCCTCCGCGCTGGATCCCGGGTGCAGCCTTCCTGACGCGGAAGCAGCCGGACCGGTGTCCGGCGAGTCAGGCTTTATTTACGACGGCGGGACCTCCTGTTACCGGCCTGCCGGTTCTGCCGCCGGAGTGCTTGCCGTGGAGGGTCACGGGCGGCTCACTGTCCTGGGAAGCACCGGCATCCTCAATAACGGACGGCTGGACGATCCCGGCCACGCTGCGCTGGCCATCCGCACCCTCGGCACCTCCCCGGACCTGGTCTGGTACCTCCCGACCATCGAGGACCTGGAAACCGGCGCTTCCCCGCAGACCCTCGACGAACTCGCGCCCGACTGGGTGCGTTTCCTCGGGCCGTGGCTCGCCCTGGTGGCCGCCGCGGCAATAGCCTGGCGGGGCAGGCGCCTTGGCCCGCTGGTGTTTGAGCCCCTTCCTGTGGTGGTCAAGGCAGTGGAGACAGCAGAGGGCAGGGCCCGGCTCTACCACGATTCCCGCGCCGTGGACCAGGCCCGGGACAACCTCCGGGCCGGAACCCTGGTTCGGCTTTCAGGGCACCTGCGGGTTGGCGCCGCGGCCACGGCCGACCAGGTGGTCAACGCCGCAGCACGGCACCTCGGCCAGCCGGCCCGGCAGATACACGAACTCGTCAACGAACATCCGCGGACCGAGGCAAGGCTTGTTGCCTGGTCGCGGGAGCTGGACAACCTAGAGAAAGAAGTCAAAAGGCGATGA
- a CDS encoding MoxR family ATPase, which produces MSEQGSGPRVLDHMEHDSARQALLDVRSEVAKAVVGQDATVTGLLIALLSQGHVLLEGVPGVAKTLLVRALSAALSLDTKRVQFTPDLMPGDITGSLVYDSHTSEFTFREGPVFTNILLADEINRTPPKTQASLLEAMEERQVSVDGESRPLPGPFLVAATQNPVEYEGTYPLPEAQLDRFLLKLTMPLPGRQDEMEVIRRHAAGFDPRDLTAAGVRAVAGAEDLARARQAVASVAVDPEVIAYIVDLVRATRSAPSFLLGVSPRGATALLNTSRSWAWLSGRSFVTPDDVKALALPCLRHRVALQPEAQMDGVRVDDVLGSILASVPVPR; this is translated from the coding sequence ATGAGCGAGCAAGGCAGCGGCCCCCGGGTCCTGGACCACATGGAACATGACTCCGCCCGGCAGGCACTCCTGGACGTGCGCAGTGAGGTGGCAAAGGCCGTGGTGGGCCAGGACGCCACCGTTACCGGCCTGTTGATCGCGCTGCTGTCACAGGGGCACGTGCTGCTGGAGGGCGTTCCGGGGGTCGCGAAAACCCTGCTGGTCCGCGCGTTGTCCGCCGCATTGAGCCTGGACACCAAGCGCGTCCAGTTCACTCCGGACCTGATGCCAGGCGACATCACGGGCTCGCTGGTTTATGACTCGCACACCTCGGAATTCACCTTCCGGGAGGGGCCGGTCTTCACCAACATCCTGCTGGCGGACGAGATCAACCGGACGCCTCCCAAGACGCAGGCTTCCCTGCTCGAAGCCATGGAGGAGCGGCAGGTGTCCGTGGACGGCGAGTCCCGGCCGCTGCCCGGACCGTTCCTTGTCGCTGCCACCCAAAACCCGGTGGAGTACGAAGGCACCTATCCGCTGCCTGAGGCGCAGCTTGACCGGTTCCTGCTCAAGCTGACCATGCCGCTGCCAGGGCGCCAGGACGAAATGGAAGTCATCCGGCGCCACGCCGCCGGCTTCGATCCGAGGGACCTTACCGCCGCCGGCGTCCGCGCCGTTGCAGGTGCGGAGGACCTGGCACGGGCGCGGCAGGCGGTGGCCTCCGTGGCGGTGGACCCTGAAGTCATCGCGTACATCGTGGACCTGGTGCGTGCCACCCGCTCCGCACCTTCATTCCTGCTTGGGGTCTCGCCCCGCGGCGCCACTGCCCTGCTGAACACTTCGCGGTCCTGGGCCTGGCTCTCCGGCAGGAGCTTTGTCACCCCCGACGACGTCAAGGCCCTGGCCCTCCCCTGCCTCCGGCACCGCGTGGCGCTGCAGCCTGAAGCCCAAATGGACGGAGTACGCGTGGACGACGTGCTGGGCAGCATCCTGGCGTCCGTTCCCGTTCCCCGCTGA